Genomic segment of Pseudomonas iranensis:
AGGGTGGTGACTTCAATCTCTACGGTCATTTTGCCGACTTCGTCAGACTGACCAAAAGTTGGGAAAACATGGAGCCTGACAGCTACTACGGTCAGGCCGAAGCCGGCATGCGCTACCGTCGTTACAGCGACTTTGAATACAACCCGAAAACCCGTGAACTCAAGCAACTTGAGCACCGCGCTTACGTGCAATCGAAAGAGAACAACGCTTACGTCGGTGGCGTGGTGCGGCATTTTCAGGACTTTTCCGAAGAAGTGATCTCTTCGCCGGTGATGCGCAGCCTGATCGACACCGATTTCGAAGTGTACAAAAGTGTCCTGCCGGAAGAGTTGCACGATGAAATCTGGCAGTGCCAGATCCATCAGATCCGCATCGAGATCAAACCCGGCAAGCAGCTGGAAATCACCCCTGAAGGCATTCATTGCGACGGCTATCCGTTCAGCGGCGTGCACTTCTGGGGGCGTAATAACGTCGAGGGTGCGGAGAGCCGTTTGTACGATACCCACAAGCAACAACTGGCGGCGACCACCTACGAGGAAATTCTCGACACCACCTACTTCCTCGATCGCGACATGCGCCACTACGTGACCCCGGCGCGCAATACTCACACCCATGCCATGGCGTACCGGCAGATTCTGGCGATTTCCTTCTCGCGGCCCGGGACCGCTTTCGACATTGTTCGCTAATCAGATCACCCCAATCGACGGCGTCGAATGCTCGACGCCGGTGGTACTGCGCCGCGCCACCGCCAAGGATGCGCAACGCATGGAGCGCTTCTTCCGCCAGTTCGACGAAGTGTCGTTCTGCGAATGGCAGGACGCCAAGTGCCTGCGCGGCGTGTTGATCCAGAAAACCACCACGGCGTATCTGGCTTTCGATGTGGATGGCGAGATCGTCGGCGCGGTGCTCGGCGGCATGCTCGGCAGTCGCGGCACGATCAACCATCTGGCCGTGAGCCCGCGTTACCGCAGCCAGGGCGTGGGCCAGCGTCTGGTCGAAGCAGCGTCGTCCGACATGAAACGGGTCGGGGTGCTGCGGATGTTTCTGTTCGTCGACGATGCTAACCTCGCGGGCAAGCGATTCTGGGCTGCCCAGGGTTTTTGCGAGCCTCACGGCGAACGAACATTTGAGAGGGATCTATGAATGAAAGGTCCGGCAGCGCGCCGCTGATGGCGACTCATCAGCCGTCGCGCACGTTTGCCGAAGCCAGCCCGGTGGTCGCCGGGTATTTCACCGTGTCGTTTGTCTTCGGGCTGATGGCGGTCAACGCCGGCCTGCCGATGTGGCTGCCGGTGGCGATGTGCTTGTTTGTCTATGCCGGCGCTTCGCAATTCGCCGCGCTGGCGCTGATCTCCAGCGGTGCGTCGCTGACCACCATTGTGCTGACCACGTTTCTGATCAATGCGCGGCACATGCTGATGTCGGTGTACATGGCCAAAGCCCTGCGTGCATTGGGCTTGAGCCGCATGGAGCGTTGGGCTTACGCCGGTGGCCTGACCGATGAATCCTTCGCCTTTCATAGCGTCAAGCTCGGCACGGGCGCACCGGTCAACGTGCGTTACCTGATTGGTTTCAATCTGTTCTGCCACACCTCGTGGGTGCTCGGCGGTTTGCTCGGTGCGGTCTGCGCGCAGTACGCGGCGCACTTGATCAAATATCAGCTCGATTACGCGCTGACGGCGATGATGCTCTACGTGCTGGTCTCGCTGTGCAACACGCGTAACAAATTGATTGCGGCCGCTGCTGCCGTGGTCTGCATGGGCGCGCTGAGCCTGATCGGCAGTTCGCCCTTCAACGTATTTATCGCCACGTTTGTGGGCTGCGGAGTGGGTGTATGCCTGACCAAACGTTCCTGATTCTGGTGGTGGTGCTGATGATGGCGGTGACCTTCCTGCCGCGCGCCTTGCCGCTGCAGATCAACACCGAACACTGGCCGCCGTTCGTGGCGCGCGCACTGGAATATCTGCCGGTGGCGATCGTCGCTGCGATCAGCCTCACGCCCCTGTTGATCAAGGACCGGCAAATTCAGCTCGATCGCCCGGAATTCTATGCCGCGATTCCGACGTTGCTATGTGCGTATTTCAGCAAAAACCTCTTTCTCAGTGTGGCGGTGGGGACGGCTGCGTACATTGCGCTCGGCTCGTTCATGTAGCGGCAGATCAACGACGTCGTTCAGCGCCTGGTGGGACAACTCCGGGTTGTTTACCGCCAGCCGGACTTCGAGGAAATCCTCGAAACCGGGAAAAATCGTCAGTCCGTTCTTCTGCGCCGCTTCACGCGAGACCATGCCGACCGCATCCATCTGCGTGATCAACGACAGCGTCAGGGTTTCGCTGCAGGAATAGACCATGCGCTGGCCGTTCTCGTGATTGCCCAGTCCGGCGTCGAGAAAGCGCAGAAAACTGTGGGAATATGGACAATCTTCCGCAGGACGCACCTGAAACTTGTTGCCCAGCAAGGTCAGCGGATCGTTTTCCTGACCGCAATGCGCACCGACCACCTGCACCTGCACATCCGGCAGGACGATGCTCGGCAGCCCCGGCCGCTGCGGGCCGATCAGCACGGCAAGGTCGAAATCTTCATTCTTCAGCTTGCTGAGGTTTTCCATCGACTCGGCGTAGCTGAACTCCATCTGATAATCGGGAAACACCTCGATCAGGCGTCCGATCATGCGTCGGTTGAAATCAGGCGACAGGGTGTTGTTCAACGCCACTTTCAACGTGCGCTGCCCGGGCACCTTCAGCGCCTCGACCTTTTCTTCCATCTGTCGCGTGGCGATCAACACTTTGTCGATGTAAGGCGTGAGCTCCGTGCCTTGCGGCGTCAGCGTCAGGCCCTTGTTGGAACGGCGAAACAAGCGGAAACCGAACTGCTCTTCGACCTTGTTCAACTGTGCGGCCAACGCCTGCACGGTCAGGCACGAATGCTCGGCTGCGGCCGACAACGAGCCGGTCTGCACGATGCGCATGAGGTTGCGTAAGGTTCTGCTATCCATGGGTAATGCCCTCTGAAGTGGGCTGGGTATTGTTGTGTACGAAACGACCGAAACGGCGCCATATGCCGGCTATATTCCTGCACCTGAGCATAGTTGTCGCGGATTTAGTAGCGAATTGATTTCCCCGCCGATGGCTGGAGGCTGACAGAGGATCGGGGTTTTTGGTGAAGTGGGGGTGATGAAGGTCAAAAAAGTGCGTGGTTTTGGTGCGCGGGGAGATTCTTTTCGAAGAGAAACAGCTTACATCTTCCTAGCTTTTTGCCTGCGTCATACGCAGATAGCTCTCGGGTAAAGTAACGATTTAGCTGATAGCGCCCAACAGTCAAAGGAGATGAAATGGATGTCTGGCATGCGAGCCATGGTGGTACATAACCACCTATCAACTTCGCGTTGACCGACGAAGATCACTCCGAACACAATGCAGAGGTAGCGCTGATGTAGCTACAAAACCACGATGAGGTAATTGAAATGGCTGCACTCCTGAAAACTACCGATGTGCGCTGCCGCATTGATGAGGATTTGAAAGCGCGTGCCACTGAAGTCTTGAACGCTTGCGGGCTGAGCATTAGTGACGCCATGCGACTTTTTCTGCGACAGGTTGTTGCTACTCAGGGGCTTCCCTTCGAAGTGCGAGTCCCATCGGAGAAGACGGCCCGCGCAATGATGGAAGCACGAGAAATCCGTCAGCGTTTCGACTCGATAGACGACATGCTGAGGAATGCTGATGGCGAAACAGGAGAAAACACAAAAACGCGCTGATCGACCTAAACAGTGTGCACAGACTTCTGAATTCAAGAAGTCTTGGGATCGTTATAACCGTGCCGGAAGGCGAGATATGAACGACGTTCGGAAGGTGATGGCAATGTTGTTCCTGGGGCAGCAGTTACCGGCAGAATATCTGGATCATGCGCTGACTGGAGATTGGTCTGGATTCCGCGAGTGTCATATCGGTGGCGATTTTCTGATGGTTTACGAGAACACACGTCCAGACCTGATCACGTTCGTGGATGTAGGGAGTCATTCAGAACTGTTTCAATAGCGCAGAAATACGTAAGTCGGCTTAACTCCGGCTTCTGTGCGTTTGATTGTTACGATTAGTTCGTTTATGTATCAAAATACTAAAAAATTACAGTTATGTACTAGTCTTCAGCTAAGACAAAAAATCAGGAGGCGTCTATGCCTACCTCATCCCCAGCTCTCACCCCACGCGAACAACTCGACGCCCCCGAAGCCGGCCGGGTTGCGCTGAAGTTCTTCTTCAGCCTCATGGAGCATTGGGGCTGTAGCGCCGAGCAACAACGCACCCTGCTCGGTGGAGTCGGCAACACCACATTCTATAAATACAAACACCTGCCAAACACACGCTTGCCCCATGACACCCTCGAGCGCATCTCTTATCTGATGGGCATTCACAAGGCGCTGAGCATCATCTTCAGCAATAGCCGCGAGCGCGCTTACAAGTGGGTCAGCAGCCCCAATACGGCGGCACCGTTCAATGGCAAAACCGCGCTGGACTACATGCTGGCGGGCCGGGTGGTCGATATCGCCGATGTACGCCGCTACCTCGACGGAGTGCGCGGTTGAAAGCGCCGGCGCCGGTGGATGTGCCATGGCCGCGGGCGTATCGCATCGTCAACAGCAGCTTCCCGCCGATTGCACTGTTCGAAGATGTCCTCGATCCGGAGGATCTTGAAGTTGCCTACGCCATCGAAGCGCTGACCAACGATCGCCTGATCGAACAGGCCGGCGTACTGGCCCGCGTACGTCCCGAAGATCGCCTGTCCGGCCCCGGTTCCAGCCCGGTGATGGCCGCGTTCACTCATGTCGGCAAACGCAGCCGTTTCAGTGACGGCACCTTCGGCGTCTATTACGCCGCCAGCAGCCAGGCGGCGGCGATCGCCGAAACCTGTTTTCACCAGGAACGTTTTCTTGCTGCGACTCAGGAAGCTGATCTTGAGTTGACCATGCGCACTTACGTCAATCGGGTGATCAAGCCGTTGCATGATGTTCGCCAAGGCTTCGAACATTTGCATCAGCCCGATCCGCAAGCCTATGGGCCATCGCAGGTATTTGCGCGACAGTTGCGCGATAGTGAATCGTGGGGCTTGCTCTATAACAGCGTGCGGTTGCCCGGGCATGAATGCGTTGCGGCGTTTCGGCCGCCGGCGGTATCGATTCCGAAGCAGGGCAAGCATTTGCGCTATGTCTGGAGTGCAAGTGAGGGCAGAATTTCGTTTGTATTCGAGATCAGTCAGGTCTGAATTATCGCTTTGACTTCGTCGAGCGTTGTGACGGGAATGACGCTGGATGGAATTCGCGAAGAGGGCGACAAGTTGTAAACGGCAAATTTACGGTCGATGACTTTGTTGGACATGAGTTTCAGAGATGGAAGAATTCTGGAATGAAAATGCTGATCCAGACCGCACGGCGAGATAGAGCTTCCATCAGTCTCGTAAAAGCGCCCGGCCGACTGGTTCATATCCGCTCCCACCAAAATCACCTTGGAAAAACCCGCGTGATAGGCAAGTTGGAGTGCGAGATACAAGACTGTGCGGGCATCAAAAAAACCATGGGCGAGGTTTTTGCTGAATCCGATACTGCGGTTTCGGCTTCCCAGAACAGCGCGATTCCGCACGAGATCCTTGTCGTTGCGCAGTAGCCATTCAGTAAGGGTCGGCTTGGGCGCTTTCTTCAGAAGATAGAGATCACCTGTCGGTTCAACGGCGAGTTCCTGGGCCTGGCGAGCCCAGAGAGCTACTCGCTGACTGGTGCGCATTGCATAGGCAAACAGTTCAGGCTGTTGTAGCGAAAAACTGGTGTCGGTGCATGCATAGAAGAACGGCTTTATGCCTGTTCCCGTGAACATGGATATCGCGCCGTTCACCGTGATCATCGGGATGTCGGCGAACTGTTCAATGGGAAAGTCCTTCGCGGAGTTGCCCGACGCGATAATGAATACAGCGCCTTGAGCAATGTTTCGACAGTCAGAAAAGTCCCTGATTTGCGAACGTGCGGAGCCATTTGGCGTTTCTGATGTTGAGTTCATCGATGGTCTCTTGGTCCATGTCATGCATTCAGTCCGTTGTGCTGACGTGATGAAGCGAGATGACTCTTCCACAGCGCCGCGCTTTGTAAGTGAGTGTTGCGCTCGGCGTTAGTTCCCAGTTGGCTGCTGGGCAGCCGATGCGTTGGCCAAGAACGCTCCAGTGGCTGGCGGGTTATCTGGATAGATGCAGGAGGGAAGTCGGGCATGTTTTCGGCAGGCCTGAAACGCAAAAAGCCCTCGCATCAACGAGGGCTTCATATGCAGGTTTACATCAATGGTTCTGAAGCGCGCGCCAAGGTGGGGGGTTCACAAAGTGCGTTCGCCAAACTGATCGGTGTAAGTCTGCGGACTTTGCAGGATGGGGAACAGGGGCGCAGGCAGCCGACGGGTGCAACGCAGACTCTCTTGCGGGTCGCAAGTCAGCATCCTGAGGCGTTGCGGGATTTGTATCCTGCCTGATCCCCATAGTTGACTTCTTGGCTGACTCAGAAATAACAAAGCCCCTGCATTTCTGCAGGGGCTTTATTTTGTATGGTGCCGGCACCAGGAGTCGAACCCGGGACCTACTGATTACAAGTCAGTTGCTCTACCAACTGAGCTATACCGGCGTGTGGGCGACGATTATAGCGATTGGGTAGATCCTGTAAACCCCTGAATTCAGACTATTTTTGCATTCCGGAAAAATCAGGCCCTGCGCAAATTAATGCGCAGCTTTTGTACCTCAAGCGCAGTAAGGCATTTATGCAGGGCGTACGGTTGAGTCTGGGCTTTCGGGACCCTGCAGTTATTCACTCGGCTAGCCCAATATTCGTCGGTTATGTCGTTTTGATTGGCAGCTTATGCACAACTGAGGGGCGCGAGGACTGCTTGGGCGAGGTTTTGTGAAGCCATTCTCATCTTGTTCGCAAATCCCTGTTTTACCGGTTTTTATTTATGTGAGCAAAAAATGACCAGTGCTGTTAAGGCGACGAAACATGCGCAGATATTGGATCCACGGAAAATCCATCAACAGAGTTATCCACAGGCTGTAGCGTTTTAAGCGCGTTCGGCGAGCAGCAGTAAGTTACGCGGCGTGAGGCAGGCGTCGCAAAAGGTGCCGAGGCGTACGACGTATCCCTGTTCTGCGAGGAAAAGTGCCCGATCCAGATTCAGCCAAAGCTCCAGCGGTCGTCGGAACAAACCGCGAAGCAATTCCAGGTTGCGCACTTCGGCCAACCGCTGCCAACCGGCGGCTTCGAGTGTCGACCAATCTAGCGGGCCGACTGTGGATAACTCTTTGAGCACAGCCAGATCGCGACAGTAATCAGCGAACGGTTTGTCCAGCCAGGCGCTGGGCAGGGAGGGCGTTGGCAGGTATTCATCGACGCCGCGCACTTGCCGTTGCAGCAGGTCGAAAGCCAGGCGACGAGCCATCGAGGTGTCGCGCTGACGTCGGACGCGCGCACCGGCGGTGACGGTTTCGCTCATCGGCAACGCCAGATCTTCCAGCGACAGGTGTAGGAGTGATACCGATCCTGCGCAGGACAAGGCCTGATATTCGTTACGACTGATGCGGTTGAAGCAGCAGGGCGCAATCGCCATTTGCTGGCAACCTGCGGCACTGGCCAGTTGCATCAAGCGCACATGCAGATCACCGCAGGCGTGGAGGGCGACGGGGGTGTGGGCGGCGTTCAATACGGCCGGGGCGTCTGCCGCGAGTACATCCTGTTCGACATGCAGGGCGTGCAAGTGATGACGCTGACTCAGTGACTGGCCGCTGGCGACCAAGAAAGGATCGTATTCAACGCAAGTCAATTGTTGCCCGTCACCCAACAGGCGCCGTCCCAGATGCCCTTTGCCGGAGCACCAGTCCAGCCAATGCGTCGGCTGCGAGGCAAAGGACAAGCGACCGGCAAACGCCTCGATCTGCTGCCACTTGCGCCCGGGCACATCGACATTCAAGCGATGCCCGGCAGCCTTAAACGCATGCCCCGGAAACTCACCGACCGCACTCAACTCTGCCGACAACTTCGCCAATGAAGCGAACGGCTCTGGCGCATCGACAAGATCAGCAGGATGGTTATGCGCGCGTTCTGCATCTTCCAGCGACCGCCCGCGTAGCCACGCAGACAGCTCCGGGTAGGACGCTTCCCATGGAAGTTGTAGGTGAGTGAACGGTCGAGGTTTCCACAGCGCCTGATGCTCAATCAAAAAAGCATCCAGCGCGGTGAAGCGGGCGAGTAGAGCCTCGCCCGTCAGCACGTGGGAAGTATCAGCGGCCTTGGCAGGCATCGACGCGCAGCCAGCGCTCCAGCAGCTTGAAGCCGCGTACCAGCACGTAAGCCATGACCAGATAGAACACGCCGGCGGCGAAGAAGATCTCCACCGGCAGATAAGTGCGGGCGATGATCGTGCGGGCCATGCCAGTCAGTTCCAGCAGGGTCACAGTGCTGGCCAGAGCACTGGCCTTGAGCATCAGGATCACCTCGTTGCTGTAGGCCGGCAGGCCGATGCGCGCGGCACGCGGCAGGATGATGTAGAACATCGCTTTCGGACGGGACATGCCCAGGGCTCTTGCGGCTTCGATTTCACCCGGTGGAATCGCCTGAATGGCGCCACGCAGAATCTCGGCGATATACGCGGCTGTGTGCAGGGTCATGGTCACCGTTGCACACCAGAACGGATCGCGCAGGTACGGCCACAAAGCGCTTTCACGCACGGCGTCGAACTGCGCCAGACCGTAATAGACCAGGAACAGCTGCACCAGCAGCGGTGTGCCACGGAAAAAGAAGATGTACGCATAAGGCAGCGAGCGCACGTACCACAGCTTCGAAGATCGGGCGATGCCCAGCGGAATCGCCAGCAGCAGACCGGCAATCACGGCGATGGCGACCAGTTCCAGCGTCAGGGTCGCGCCCTGCGCCAGTTTCGGCAGCCACTTGATAATGACTTCCCAGTTCATTGCGCGCTCCTCGCAAAGCCGCGAGCGGCGCGTTTTTCCAGCAAGTGCATGCCGGTCATCGCCAGCACCGTCAGGCCGAGGTACATGATGGCGGCGACCATATAGAAGGTGAACGGTTGTTTCGACACGGTCACACCAATCTGCGCGTGACGCATGATTTCCTCAAGACCGATCACTGAAACCAGCGCGGTGTCTTTCATCAGGATCATGAACAGATTGCCCAGGCCCGGCAGGGCGATGCGCCACATCTGCGGCATGATCAACCGGGTGAAGATCCGCCACTTCGACAGGCCCAGGGCCTGGCCCGCCTCACGGTGACCCTTGGGAATGGCAAGCAGGGCGCCACGGAACACTTCCGTGGCGTAGGCGCCGAAGCACAGGCCCAATGCGATCACACCGGCGGCAAATGCATTGAGTTGCAGGTCGGGGTTGCCGAAATACTCACCGAGGGCGCGCATCAGGTTGACCGTACCGAAGTAGATCAACAGCACCCAGAGCAATTCCGGGACGCCGCGCACCAGCGTCGAATAGGTGCCGCCAAGCCATTGCAGCGGCTTGTACGGGGAAGTCTTGGCCAAGGCGCCGAGCAGACCGAGCACCAGACCCAGGCACAGGGCGGTGAGGGCCAGTTGGACGGTCATCAGCGCGCCAGCGGCGAGCGCCGGGCCGAATCCGTAGAGGTCGATAATCATGGGTTTCTGTTCAAATTGCGGCAGGCAAAGTCGGGAGCCGGTGCCGCTTGATCACGGCGCCGGTCCCACAGGTCAGATCAATAGATGCTGAACGGGAAGTACTTGTCGTTGATTTTCTTGTAGGTACCGTCAGCGACGATTTCCTTCAGCGCGGCGTTCAGGTTGTTGCGCAGTTCGTTGTCACCCTTGCGCACGGCGATGCCGATCTTGTCGCTTTCCACCACCGGGTCGCCCTTGAACTCGTAGTTCTTGCCGGCGTCGGTTTTCAGCCAGTCATAGTTGGCGTACTTGTCGGCGAGGATCGCGTCGACGCGACCGGAAGTCAGGTCGAGGTAGGCGTTTTCCTGAGTATCGTAGAGGCTGACCTTGATGTCGTCGCCGTAGGTGTCTTCCAGCCAGGTGCCGGCCAGCGTTGCGCGCTGGGTGCCGATGGTCTTGCCTTTGAGCGAGTCCTTGTCGGTCTTGAAGTCGACGTTTTTCGGCGCGATGAACTGCAATTTGTTCGAGTAGTACGGGTCGGTAAAGTCCACCGCGGCTTTGCGCTCTTCGGTGATCGACAGCGAGGAGATCAGGAAGTCGAACTTCTTCGCGTTCAGCGCCGGAATGATGCCGTCCCAGTCAGAGGTGACGACGGAGCATTCGGCTTTCATCTTCGCGCACAGGGCGTCGCCGATTTCCTTGTCGAAGCCGACCACCTGGCCGCTCGCGTCTTTATTGTTGAACGGCGGGTAGGCCGCTTCGATGCCCATCTTCAGGGTTTCAGCCATGGCGCCGGCGCTGAACGCGAGGGTGACGGCGGCGGCCAGGAAGACCTTTTTGAAATTCTGCATGCATGTTGCTCCGTTAGCGGTTGCTGGACATGAATTGTTTGCAGCGCGCCGAAAGCGGGTTGTCGAACACCTGCTGTGGCGATCCTTGCTCTTCTATAAGGCCCTGATGAAGGAACACCACTTCGCTGGAGACCTGGCGGGCGAAGCCCATTTCGTGGGTCACGAGCAGCATGGTGCGGCCTTCTTCGGCCAATGCGCGGATGACACTAAGTACTTCCTGAACCATTTCCGGGTCAAGGGCGGAGGTGGGTTCGTCGAACAGGATCACCTTCGGCTGCATCGCCAGCGTGCGGGCGATCGCTGCGCGTTGTTGCTGGCCGCCGGACAATTGCGCTGGGTAGGCGTGGCGCTTGTCAGCGATGCCGACCTTGGCCAGCAACGCTTCGGCGACTTCGATGGCCTCGGCCTTGCTCTGGCCGAGCACGCGGCGCGGGGCTTCGATGACGTTGTCGAGCACGCTCATGTGCGGCCACAGATTAAAGTTTTGAAATACAAAACCAATCTCCGAGCGCAGGCGATTGATCTGTTTGCCGTCGGCGGCGACCAGTTCGCCGTTCTTCGCGGCCTTGAGCTTGAGTTCTTCACCGGCCACCAGGATCTGGCCCTGGTGCGGGTTTTCCAACAGGTTGATGCAACGCAGGAACGTGGACTTGCCGGAACCGGAAGAGCCGAGGATCGAGATCACGTCGCCGTCGCGGGCGGTCAGCGAGATGCCTTTGAGCACCTCCAGCTGTCCGTAGCGTTTGTGCAAGTTGCGGATTTCAAGCGCGGGCGTGGCCTCAGCCATGTGCGTTCCTCATATATGTTGCGCTCCTGCTGTTGGCGGGCCTTCCTGGCGAGGCGGCCAAGCTAGCATAGCGTTTCAATGGCAGCCAACAGCGCTACGAGCGGTAAACGGGTGGCATGTGGCGGGTTGTCGCATCGGCGCAGCAGACTGTCGCCCCATCAACAACCGAACGGGTGTTTGATCGTGCAAACCCGTGGGTGCCGCGTAAAAAAAGGCGCGATGTTGCCAGCTTTGGCGGGGTGTTGGAAGCGCTATCCGGCCGAACGTTCCTTATTCGCCCTTTTTCTGTGCGCCGCACACTTTTTCTGTGTGTTTCTGGTGCGCGGATTCGTCTTGAAAGTGAGTCGCCGGGTAACGTTCTGGCGAATAGCCATTAAACTCAATGACTTGCATCGGATGCCGGAGCCCCGGCACTCAAGGACTCGAAACATTTTGGCGCAAATATTGCGTGCAGAATAAGGAACAGGCCGTTGGATTCTTTTTACGAGAAAGAATTTTCAGACGCGCCGGACGCACTCGCTTTCCTTGCAAAGGTAGTCTCTATGAGCAGTACCCCAAGCTCCACTGGCCTCGAACAGGGGCTCAAACCGCGTCATGTGACCATGTTGTCGATCGCCGGTGTGATCGGCGCCGGTCTGTTCGTCGGTTCCGGCCACGCCATCGCTGCCGCCGGCCCGGCCGTGCTGCTGGCCTACGCCGCTGCCGGCACTCTGGTGGTGCTGGTGATGCGCATGCTCGGCGAAATGGCCGTCGCATCGCCGGACACCGGTTCGTTCTCGACTTACGCTGACCGCGCGATCGGTCACTGGGCCGGTTTCACCATCGGCTGGTTGTACTGGTGGTTCTGGGTGCTGGTGATTCCGCTGGAAGCCAACGCCGCGGCAACCATCCTGCACGCGTGGTTCCCGGGGGTGGATATCTGGGCTTTCGCGCTGGTCATCACCATGCTGCTGACCGTGACCAACCTGTTCAGCGTGAAGAATTACGGCGAGTTCGAGTTCTGGTTCGCCCTGATCAAGGTGCTGGCGATCATCGGCTTCATCGGCCTCGGTCTGGCGGCGATTTTTGGCTTCCTGCCGACCAGTCAGGTCAGCGGTGTGTCGCATCTGTTCGACAGCGGCGGCTTCCTGCCCAACGGCATGGGCGCTGTGCTGGGCGCGATCCTGACCACCATGTTCTCGTTCATGGGCACCGAGATCGTGACCATCGCGGCGGCGGAATCGAAGGACCCAGGCAAGCAGATCTCCAAGGCGACCAACTCGGTGATCTGGCGGATCGGCCTGTTCTATCTGGTGTCGATTTTCATCGTGGTGGCGCTGGTGCCGTGGAACGATCCTACCCTGGCCAACCTCGGTTCCTACCAGACCGTACTTGAGCGCATGGGCATTCCCAATGCCAAGATGATCGTCGACATCGTTGTGCTGGTGGCGGTGACCAGTTGCCTGAACTCGGCGCTGTACACCTCCTCGCGCATGCTGTTCTCCCTCGGCAAGCGCGGTGACGCCCCGGCCATGTCGACCCGCACCAACAAGAGCGGCACGCCTTACTGGGCGGTGATGCTGTCCACCGGCGCTGCGTTCCTCTGCACCTTCGCCAACTATGTGGCTCCGGCCGCGGTGTTTGAGTTCCTCCTGGCCAGCTCCGGCGCCATCGCCCTGCTGGTGTACCTGGTGATCGCCTTCTCGCAACTGCGCATGCGCAAGCAGCGCATGGCGCGCGGCGAGAAGATCGTCTTCAGCATGTGGCTGTTCCCGGGTCTGACCTGGGCGGTGATCATCTTCATTGTCGCCGCGCTGACCATCATGCTGTTCCAGGAAGCCCACCGCGTGGAAATCCTCGCCACCGGTCTGCTGAGCCTTATGGTGGTAGCGGCTGGTCTGCTGGTGTCGCGTCGTCGCAAGCTGGAAAAGCGTGGTGCGGTGGTGTTGAACTGAGTCGTAACGCGTGATGTAAAAACGGCCGCTGTCAGGGATGACTAGCGGCCGTTTTTGTTTCTGAGCTTTCCAGTCAGGTTAAACCCAGTCCTCGATTCGCAAACCGGAAACGCGTTGAAACTCCCGTACGTTGTTCGTCACTACAATGAGTCCAAGTGAGCGTGCGTGGCCAGCGATCATTTGGTCGTATGGCCCGATCGGCGTTCCAGCCTTCGCGAGTTCAGATCGAACCATCCCGGCCTGTGCGGCTGCGTCGTTATCGAAAGGCAAGACATCCAGTCGCGCGACAAATCCTTCAACAATTGCCAGATTTTTCTCCGGGGCTGCCGACTTTTCAGCACCGTAAATAAGCTCCATGAGCGTGATAGCGCTGATGCACAGCTGCCCGGAATGTCGATTGAAGGCTTCCCGGACAATTTGTGGTTTGTTCTTGATGGTGAAGATGCAGATATTTGTATCCAGCATGTACTTGATCATCAGAACGACTCGCGCTCCTGATCAGTGGGTTGCTCACGGTTAGCCATGAAATCAGGGCTGACGCTGTCGCCATCAAACCAGCTATCCCAGCTTTCTCCAGCAGGCGTAATGACGCGTGTTCTGCCAATCGCGATGACTTCCACTCGTTTAACGTCGCCGGGCATCGCAACTGCCTTTGGCAGTCGGACTGCCTGACTT
This window contains:
- a CDS encoding type II toxin-antitoxin system YafQ family toxin is translated as MAKQEKTQKRADRPKQCAQTSEFKKSWDRYNRAGRRDMNDVRKVMAMLFLGQQLPAEYLDHALTGDWSGFRECHIGGDFLMVYENTRPDLITFVDVGSHSELFQ
- a CDS encoding RES family NAD+ phosphorylase; the encoded protein is MKAPAPVDVPWPRAYRIVNSSFPPIALFEDVLDPEDLEVAYAIEALTNDRLIEQAGVLARVRPEDRLSGPGSSPVMAAFTHVGKRSRFSDGTFGVYYAASSQAAAIAETCFHQERFLAATQEADLELTMRTYVNRVIKPLHDVRQGFEHLHQPDPQAYGPSQVFARQLRDSESWGLLYNSVRLPGHECVAAFRPPAVSIPKQGKHLRYVWSASEGRISFVFEISQV
- a CDS encoding LysR family transcriptional regulator, which gives rise to MDSRTLRNLMRIVQTGSLSAAAEHSCLTVQALAAQLNKVEEQFGFRLFRRSNKGLTLTPQGTELTPYIDKVLIATRQMEEKVEALKVPGQRTLKVALNNTLSPDFNRRMIGRLIEVFPDYQMEFSYAESMENLSKLKNEDFDLAVLIGPQRPGLPSIVLPDVQVQVVGAHCGQENDPLTLLGNKFQVRPAEDCPYSHSFLRFLDAGLGNHENGQRMVYSCSETLTLSLITQMDAVGMVSREAAQKNGLTIFPGFEDFLEVRLAVNNPELSHQALNDVVDLPLHERAERNVRSRPHRHTEKEVFAEIRT
- a CDS encoding AzlD domain-containing protein, encoding MPDQTFLILVVVLMMAVTFLPRALPLQINTEHWPPFVARALEYLPVAIVAAISLTPLLIKDRQIQLDRPEFYAAIPTLLCAYFSKNLFLSVAVGTAAYIALGSFM
- a CDS encoding GNAT family N-acetyltransferase, which encodes MERFFRQFDEVSFCEWQDAKCLRGVLIQKTTTAYLAFDVDGEIVGAVLGGMLGSRGTINHLAVSPRYRSQGVGQRLVEAASSDMKRVGVLRMFLFVDDANLAGKRFWAAQGFCEPHGERTFERDL
- a CDS encoding 2OG-Fe dioxygenase family protein, which codes for MIVLNREVGESLRRDKFVNVQGGDFNLYGHFADFVRLTKSWENMEPDSYYGQAEAGMRYRRYSDFEYNPKTRELKQLEHRAYVQSKENNAYVGGVVRHFQDFSEEVISSPVMRSLIDTDFEVYKSVLPEELHDEIWQCQIHQIRIEIKPGKQLEITPEGIHCDGYPFSGVHFWGRNNVEGAESRLYDTHKQQLAATTYEEILDTTYFLDRDMRHYVTPARNTHTHAMAYRQILAISFSRPGTAFDIVR
- a CDS encoding MbcA/ParS/Xre antitoxin family protein; translated protein: MPTSSPALTPREQLDAPEAGRVALKFFFSLMEHWGCSAEQQRTLLGGVGNTTFYKYKHLPNTRLPHDTLERISYLMGIHKALSIIFSNSRERAYKWVSSPNTAAPFNGKTALDYMLAGRVVDIADVRRYLDGVRG
- a CDS encoding type II toxin-antitoxin system RelB/DinJ family antitoxin; translation: MAALLKTTDVRCRIDEDLKARATEVLNACGLSISDAMRLFLRQVVATQGLPFEVRVPSEKTARAMMEAREIRQRFDSIDDMLRNADGETGENTKTR
- a CDS encoding AzlC family ABC transporter permease → MNERSGSAPLMATHQPSRTFAEASPVVAGYFTVSFVFGLMAVNAGLPMWLPVAMCLFVYAGASQFAALALISSGASLTTIVLTTFLINARHMLMSVYMAKALRALGLSRMERWAYAGGLTDESFAFHSVKLGTGAPVNVRYLIGFNLFCHTSWVLGGLLGAVCAQYAAHLIKYQLDYALTAMMLYVLVSLCNTRNKLIAAAAAVVCMGALSLIGSSPFNVFIATFVGCGVGVCLTKRS